A region of the Vanrija pseudolonga chromosome 2, complete sequence genome:
AACGACTTCCGCCGGCGGCTAacggccgaggccgatgacTAGGCCGCGGCGAGTAACAATGTTTCAAATTGGTGAGCCCCCACACCTCTCCCGGTCCATCACATGGTCCAAAGATGCATGCACCGTGCAAGACTACAACGGTCTAATCTCCCCTACTCCCGTCCTCCTACCAGCGAGCACCGCCACGGCCCGACGGGGTgcgagcaccaccaccggcgccaccaccacggggAACACCCATGCCGCGCCTGTAGACGCCGCCACGCTCCGGCGATGGCTCGGCCGGCGAACCGTTGGCGGCAGGGCTCTGCGGCGGTGGGGTCGCGGGCGAAGCAGGGGCACCACCGGTAGCCTCAGCAGCCTTCTTGGCTGCGAGACGCTCACGCCatcctccaccaccactagcggcagcaccagcgccaccggcaccggcagcagcgacagcaggGGGGCGGTAACCGCCGCTGctcggggcggcggcggcagctgcagGCTCTGGTCGGCGGTATCCGGCACCCGATCCAGAACGCTCagcacgacggcgctcagcctcctcctcacgctcgcgctgctggcggatCTTCTCCGCGTCGCGTGCGCGCTCAGCCTCACGCTCAGCCTtctgggcagcggcgcgctcggcagcctccttcttgcgctgctcaatctcggcggcggcacgagcctcggcctcggcgcgctcggcggtgaGACgagcctcctcctcctcgcgggcgcgggcggcacgctcggcctcctcggcctcgcgttCCCTCTGCTCACGagcctccttctcggcacGGTGACGGGCGAGAACACCGGCAAGGAAGCGAGACTTCTCCTCGGCAatcttggcggcggcggccttgcgggcGGCCTCGaactcggcctgctgctgcgactcGACGGCCGAGCGGGCGAGAGCGTAGTCGGGCATCATGCGGCCAAGAcgggccttgagctcgataGCGTACTTCTGCTGGGTGATAGCAGCCTCGCGAGCCTGAGCGTTGATACGGTCGTGGGCCTTGCGGTCGTCCTCCTTCTGGCGCTCGTAGTCGGTAACAAGCAGAGggcgctcctccttgcggTAGGCacgctcgaggtggtcgacgcgctTGGCAATGATACGCAGGCGCTCGTtgagctcgcgcttctccttgGCAATGTGCTCGACCTGCATGGCAACAATCTTGGTCGTGTCaaggtcctcgtccttgatggcgtcgacgtcgaccttgagACCGTTCTtgttggcgagctgctcggcaagCTTGCGGGCCTCCTCGCGACGAGTCTCGTCCATCATCTTCTgcaggcggtcgagctcggcctggcgaGCAGCCTCCTTCTGGGCACGGGCAgtctcctcggcgagctgcttggcgcgctcggcacgggcAGTAGactcctcgcgctcgcgacggaggttggcctcctcgagaagctcgcggCGCTTCTGGACAatgaggcggcggtgggcaatctgcttgcgctcctcctcggcctcggcaagaGCCGCAGCGAAGGCCTCGGCACGCGAGACAACAGGGGTAGGGTTGAGGTACTGGATGGCGCTGTGGAGGTAGACGGCCAGGTTGGAGAGGCGGTTGAGGTCCGCGGGGGGAGCGGCAAAGTTGACAGTCTTGGCGACGTGGTCAACAGTGGCGTTGAGGTCACCGCGGCGCGAAGCAGTCATGAGGAACTTCTCAAGCGCGGGCATGTCAGTCTCCCAGGGTCCGCCGTCAAAGGCCTTGACAAGCGAAAGGATGTACTGGAGGGAGATGGTCTCGTAGACGCGCGAGAGCTCCTGGATAAGGCGGGAGAGAACGACGTCGCGGAGGGCAGGGAGGTAGGCGGCAAAGTCGGCAGGGAGCTTGGCGACAATGGGAGCGAGGAGCTTGCAAGCCTTGAGGGGCTGgaagtcgacctcgacaatgtTGTAGAGCTGACGGACGTCGGCGGGGACACGCTTGAGGTGCTTGGCACCGGCGTCCTTCACAAGGGCCTCACGGGTAGGCATCTtggggaggttgaggagAGCAACAAGACGCTGCTTGGTCTCAACGTCACCGAGAGGGACAGCGAGGGCCGAGAGAAggacagcggcgggggcacggTCCGAAACAGTgccggcacgctcggcgtACTGGTAGTAGCGagcccaggcggcggcgtggaagACGGCGGTCTGCTTGCCACCCTCGGCACCGAAAATCTGAGTGAGCTTCTCGTAGTAGTTGGCCATCATGGAGGGCTTGGCACCCTTCTTGCCGGCAACGAGGCCGTGGACGTCCTCGACCGAGCGGAAAGCCTCCTGCcagagctcgagctcgacggcagTCTCGAGCTGAAGGAAGCGAGTGTCGAGGTGACGCGAGAGggtctcggggtcggcgaggttgacggcgtgctgctggtggcCATACTTGGTGGCGTTGGCAAGGTCCTTGCGGAGACGCTGCTCGCAAAGACGGCGGAAGTCGGACTTGCGCGAGTGCTCCTTGCAGAACTTGAAGGCGCGGTGAGCAATCTCCTGGTAGATGATCTCGAGACGGTCGTTGCCCTTGGCaatgtcgagggcgacgtcgtACGAGTCCCAGCAGAACTTCTGGGCAGGGCCGAtgaggcggcgctcgatgCGCTCGCGGTCACCAGCGCTGTCAATGAAGGCGTCCTGGAGCATGGTCAGGGGCTGGAGGggaagctcgtcgtcctcgggctcggccgacgaggcaggGAGAGCGGCCACCTCGGTGGCGGCCTGCTCCatggcggccttgagcttgctCTCCGACTGGTCGAGGAAGTGGCGAAGGACCTTCTCGATCGAGGCAACGTTGACGTTCTGGGCAGCATTCTTGTACTGAACGAGGGCCTCGCGAGCGTCCGACTTGCGGTGGAGCGAGACACAGAGGTCGAGGTACTTGATGATGATGGGCTCAAGGGTGGGGATGGGGGCGTGCTTGAAGCGCTTCCTGTAGTGAATTGTGAGCTATTGTCCGCCATCGTTGCACCACACATGCGGCAAACGCACGAGAGGAAAACCTCGGAGAGGAACTCGAAGGCCTGTGCCTGCGACTGGgtggtgccgagcgcgaggagctcctcggcgcgctgtaCAACGTGTTAGAACAGTGACCTAATGCGCGTATCCATCTGTAATGCCCACCCTCAGCGCGTTCTCAGGCTTGACGTAGACGGGGGGCATGATGAGATGAGATGCCTAGTTTTGTGACGCGAAGTGGTCGACTTTTTGGGTTGTTGGAACTTTTTGGTCGTTGTTCGTTTTTGGTAGGTTGGATGGAGTGCAGACTACTTATCTTCCTCTCTGCCGGCTTGACGCACTTGGGCAGTGATTTATCGATTGAGTAGCTGAGGGGGGAGAGGGTGagtgagggggaggggaggggttGTGATGGTGAACAAGGATGGAGCAGCGTGCACCGAAAAGACCTGCCAGTCGCGTGTCGCAGCGagcagcctgcagcctgcagccAGCATGCAGCCAGCATGCAGCCAGCTTGCAGCCAGGGGTGCCGGATAGAAATGCAACCAGGGTCACCATAGAGCCACGAGAATTGAAAGACGGCGATATGAGATAATCCCGTGGCCCTTGTAGGCGGGTGGCAGAGCTTTGGGCCATGAGGTGGAGGGAGGCACGCTGAGTGAGGCAGTGCGCATATGCGTCGGTCCGCGTCACTGtccgcggtcgtcgtcgtcgtcgctgggcTCGGCGCACCCGCTCGCACAGTCCGCTTGTCGTTGGCTCCCAGGGGCGCTATTAGggcccctcgtcgtcaccgttACGGCGTCATCTCACCTTTTTCTAATCAGCGCCCACTGCGGCACAGCTCCTAATCATTAATACTAATAGTGACTGCGCAAGCCATTTTACATTACCTGCTGCGACCTACCCACCCAACCGGCAGTGACGCCACCAGCCATTTCACGCACCGTCCGCCGCCCGCTACACctcccccccttccctccaCAACCGAGAgggctcgcgtcgtcgtcgttgctgctTTGCTTCACATCCATCCAACCCTCCAACACTACTCTTTGTACATTCTCCGT
Encoded here:
- the TIF32 gene encoding Eukaryotic translation initiation factor 3 subunit A, with product MPPVYVKPENALRRAEELLALGTTQSQAQAFEFLSEVFLSKRFKHAPIPTLEPIIIKYLDLCVSLHRKSDAREALVQYKNAAQNVNVASIEKVLRHFLDQSESKLKAAMEQAATEVAALPASSAEPEDDELPLQPLTMLQDAFIDSAGDRERIERRLIGPAQKFCWDSYDVALDIAKGNDRLEIIYQEIAHRAFKFCKEHSRKSDFRRLCEQRLRKDLANATKYGHQQHAVNLADPETLSRHLDTRFLQLETAVELELWQEAFRSVEDVHGLVAGKKGAKPSMMANYYEKLTQIFGAEGGKQTAVFHAAAWARYYQYAERAGTVSDRAPAAVLLSALAVPLGDVETKQRLVALLNLPKMPTREALVKDAGAKHLKRVPADVRQLYNIVEVDFQPLKACKLLAPIVAKLPADFAAYLPALRDVVLSRLIQELSRVYETISLQYILSLVKAFDGGPWETDMPALEKFLMTASRRGDLNATVDHVAKTVNFAAPPADLNRLSNLAVYLHSAIQYLNPTPVVSRAEAFAAALAEAEEERKQIAHRRLIVQKRRELLEEANLRREREESTARAERAKQLAEETARAQKEAARQAELDRLQKMMDETRREEARKLAEQLANKNGLKVDVDAIKDEDLDTTKIVAMQVEHIAKEKRELNERLRIIAKRVDHLERAYRKEERPLLVTDYERQKEDDRKAHDRINAQAREAAITQQKYAIELKARLGRMMPDYALARSAVESQQQAEFEAARKAAAAKIAEEKSRFLAGVLARHRAEKEAREQREREAEEAERAARAREEEEARLTAERAEAEARAAAEIEQRKKEAAERAAAQKAEREAERARDAEKIRQQREREEEAERRRAERSGSGAGYRRPEPAAAAAAPSSGGYRPPAVAAAGAGGAGAAASGGGGWRERLAAKKAAEATGGAPASPATPPPQSPAANGSPAEPSPERGGVYRRGMGVPRGGGAGGGARTPSGRGGARW